In the genome of Apodemus sylvaticus chromosome 2, mApoSyl1.1, whole genome shotgun sequence, one region contains:
- the LOC127677781 gene encoding disks large homolog 5-like has product MPQESLQERALKLHVQYRENISTEPRACCSNSRALRFLSQCLEDTLIDMFARLRKLFRRTNVDGRETRERRKGAGLSSESNEGQRRWSWRMWRAGRPTSSPVTLLSKKQAKEEEERLTRELQLITKERNELRDRLIYVTEGAMNKRPYYTPNPLYEKLKLKEKEIMTFLHTLEKENIEAKQTFHDLKKEINFYRNLHSRLLMQKNIMNKRLVTLKQENKEVHADWTIIQQYLIDLNLNVKDEQDKTSILQGQQHQDAESVARAEISTAQEEGLLQNELPLQEAPDELHPQQPQNSLDESSTT; this is encoded by the exons ATGCCCCAGGAGAGTCTTCAGGAAAGAGCACTTAAGCTTCATGTTCAGTACAGGGAGAACATTAGCACGGAGCCAAGGGCT tgttgtagcaacagcAGAGCATTGAGGTTTCTCAGTCAGTGTCTAGAGGATACACTGATAGACATGTTTGCCCGACTCAGAAAACTCTTTCGGAGAACCAATGTGGAtgggagagagactagagagaggaggaagggggctggcctttcatctgagagtaatgaaggacAAAGGAGGTGGTCATGGAGAATGTGGA GGGCTGGCAGGCCAACATCATCCCCTGTAACTCTCCTgagcaagaagcaggccaaggaggaagaggagaggctgaccagagagctgcagctcattacaaaagagagaaatgagctgagagatcgcttgatctatgtcacagagggagccatgaacaagag gccatactacacaccaaatccattatatgaaaaattaaagttaaaggagaaggagattatgacatttctacacaCCTTAGAGAAGGAGAACATTGAGGCCAAACAGACCTTCCATGATCTCAAGAAGGAGATTAACTTCTATCG CAACCTGCACAGCCGGCTCCTGATGCAGAAGAACATTATGAATAAGAGATTGGttacactgaagcaggagaacaaggaagtacatgctgattggaccatcatTCAGCAATACCTGATTGACTTGAACCTGAATGTTAAAGATGAACAGGACAAGACCAGCATCCTCCAGGGCCAACAACATCAG gatgcagagagtgtagcaagagctgaaatttccacagcccaggaagagggcctcctgcagaatgagttaccacttcaggaagcccctgatGAGCTCCACCCTCAACAGCCACAAAATTCCTTGGATGAGTCTTCTACCACATAA